Sequence from the Thermocoleostomius sinensis A174 genome:
AAGACGGCACGCTTTTTGTTAATCGCCGCAACGATTCCCGAGTCGCTCGTCAGCGCCATGGGTTGTCGCGTACCTTGGTTGCCAACATGGTTGAAGGCGTGTCTAACGGCTTTCAAAAACGCTTGGAAATTCAAGGCGTGGGCTATCGGGCACAAGTTCAAGGACGAAATCTTGTGTTGAATGTTGGCTACAGTCACCCGGTACAGATTGAACCTCCGCAAGGGATTCAGGTGGCCGTCGAAAACAACACGAATGTTGTAGTTTCAGGAATTGATAAGGAATTAGTTGGCAATCTTTCTGCTCGAATTCGGGCTGTGCGTCCC
This genomic interval carries:
- the rplF gene encoding 50S ribosomal protein L6, yielding MSRIGKRPIPIPQKVTVTVDGQHVAVKGPKGELSRTLPAEVEVVQEDGTLFVNRRNDSRVARQRHGLSRTLVANMVEGVSNGFQKRLEIQGVGYRAQVQGRNLVLNVGYSHPVQIEPPQGIQVAVENNTNVVVSGIDKELVGNLSARIRAVRPPEPYKGKGIRYAGEFVRRKAGKAGKK